The sequence below is a genomic window from uncultured Stenotrophomonas sp..
CAACGCGGTACGCCATGCTGTAGCGGCCCCGCGGCTGCACGTTCAGCAGGCCGTAACCGTTGGGCGTGCCGTCGGACATGGTGCTGTCGGGAATGCCCTGCGCGTCCTTCACCCCCGACCAGAACGCGCCGCAGGCCGCACCGACGTTGTATTCATGCAGCGGCCGCGCGCCCTTCCAATCCTGCGCCGCGCTCCAGAAGCGCTGGCTCTGGTTGTGGGTATGGCCGCTGAGGACCAGCGGGTGTTCCAGCTTTTCCAGCAGCGCGAACAGGCGCGCGCGGTCTTCGGCGCGGAAGTCGTGGTCGAACAGCGGGATGTGGATGCCCAGCACCACCAGCCGGTCGCGCGGGATCGTCGGCAGGTAGCGTTCGAGGAAAGCGAACTGGTCCTCGCGCAGGCCACCGACGTACGCAGGCCTGCGCCCCGGTTGGGCAACGATGTCGTCCAGCCCAATGAACACCATCGACGGCTCTTCCCACGCATAGGTGTCCGGGCCGAGCTGGTGGTGGTAGCTGCGCAGCGACTCGGCATCGCTGGCCGCGCCCAGGTCCATGTCGTGGTTGCCCGGCACGTGCAGCCACGGCACGCCGAGCGAGGTCACCACCTCGACCAGCGCCGGGTACAGCGCCGGGTCGTCGTTGGTGATGTCGCCCAGGGTCATGCCCAGCCGCGCGGCGTGGTTGCCGCGCAGCGGTGCGACGATGTCGCGTTCGAAGTAATCCACGTCCAGTGTGCTGGCGGCCTGGCTGTCGGCCATCACCAGCGTCTGGAAGCTGGCCGGCGCATCCGGCTGCGGCACCAGCGCGAACGGCCGGCATTGCCCGCCTCCGGCTTCACCCGCACGCGGGCGCCAGATGTCCGGCAGGCCGTCGCCGCGCGGTGCTGCGGCATGGTCGGCCGGCTTGATGACGAAGACCGTGGGCTGCGTAGAGTCCGGCAGGCGATAGCGGCCGGCCTCGTCGGTGACGACAATGTGCTCGCCATCGGAGACACGGATGCCGGGCAGCGGCCGCTCGCCGGCATCGGGCTCGCCGTTGCCGTTGGCATCGTCGAACACCATGCCCTGCACGCAGGAAGCGGCCGCCGCGAACGGGGTACAGGCCAGCAGGCCGGCAAGCAGGAAGTGACGCATGGAGGCCTCGTCAGGCGAACGGACAAGGCGGCATTATCGCGTAGGTCGGGGCCATGCCTCCGACTCGCTCCACCTCTCCCGCCACGACGCAGGGGATGCAACCCCGATCTACCCCGCAGCGTGGCGCCGTTCCAGCACCGCCACCGCATCGGCCAGTGACAGCCCGCGTGCGCGCAGCAGCACGATCAGGTGGAACAACAAGTCCGCCGATTCGCCGAGCAACTCGTCATCGCCCTGCGCCACGCCGGCCAGCGCGGTTTCCACGCCCTCCTCGCCCACTTTCTGCGCGATGCGGCGCGTGCCCTTGTCGAACAAGCTGGTCGTGTAGCTGCCCGCCGGGCGCTCGCGCTCGCGCTGCTCGACCAAGGCATCCAACGCACCGAGAAACTGCCCCGGCGTATCGCCGAAGCAGCTGTTGCTGCCGGTGTGGCAGGTGGGTCCGTGTGGACGCACGGTGACCAGCAGGGTGTCGGCGTCGCAGTCGGTGCGGATGTCCGCCACTTCCAGATGGTTGCCCGAGGTTTCGCCCTTGGTCCACAGGCGCTGCTTGCTGCGGCTGAAGAAGGTGACCTTGCCGCCCTGCAAGGTACTGTCCAGCGCAGCGCGGTCCATGTAGCCGAGCATCAGCACGCGCAGCGTGGCCGCGTCCTGCACGATGGCCGGCATCAGCCCGCCCACCTTGTCCCAGTCCAGCGCGGCCGGGTCGAATTCATTGCACATCGCGCACCTCGATCTGTTTCTCGCGCAGGAACTGCTTCAAGCCGGCAATGGCGATGGTGCCGGAATGGAACACGCTGGCGGCCAGCGCGCCATCGACGTCGGCCTGCTCGAACACGTCGGCGAAATGCTGCGGTGTACCCGCACCGCCGGAAGCGATCAGCGGCACCTTGCACAGCGCACGCGCCTGCCGCAGCTGGGCGATGTCGTAACCCTTGCGCACACCATCGCTGTCCATGCAGTTGAGCACGATCTCACCGGCACCACGCTGCTGTGCTTCGCGCAGCCAGTCCAGCGTGAGCCGCGCTTCGTCGCGGGTTTTGCTCGGATCGCCGGTATGGGAGCGCACGCGCCATTGCCCGTCCGGCTCGCGGATGGAGTCGATGCCGACCACCACGCACTGCTGGCCGAAGGCCTCGGCCAGCTCGCCGATCAATGCCGGGCGTTCCAGCGCCGGGGTGTTGATCGAGATCTTGTCGGCACCGGCATGGAGGATTCCGCGCGCGGTTTCCACGTCGCGGATGCCGCCGGCCACGCAGAACGGGATGTCGATCAAACGCGCGACGCGCTCGATCCAGCCACGGTCCACCGAGCGCCCTTCCGGGCTGGCGGAAATGTCGTAGAACACCAGTTCGTCAGCGCCCTCGTCGCGGTAGCGCAGCGCCAGCTCGGTGATATCACCCATGTCCACGTGGTCGCGGAAACGCACGCCCTTGACCACGCGGCCCTCGCGCACGTCCAGGCAGGGAATGATGCGGCGACTCAACATGCCAGCGCCTCCTCCAGTCGCAAACGACCTTCCAGCAACGCCTTGCCGAGTACCGCACCGCCGCAGCCCGCGGTCTTCGCCGCGGCCACATCATTCACGTCGCGCACGCCGCCGGAGGCCTGCACGGCCACACCCGGCAGCAGCTCCGACAGGTGCGCGTACAGGTCGATGTTGGGGCCGGACAACATGCCGTCGCGGGCGATGTCGGTGCACAACAGGTGCCTCATGCCGGCCTGCGCGTAGCGGGTGGCGAGTACGTCGAGGGTGACGTCGGCGGTTTCGGTCCAGCCATGCACCGGCAGGCGCCACACGCCGTCGCCTCCCTGCCGTGTGTCCAGCGCGATGGTCAGCCGGTCTGCACCGAATTCGCCCAGCCACGCCAGCACGTCATCGGGCCGGCGTACTGCCAGCGAGCCGATTACCACGCGGCTCGCGCCGGCGTCGAGGATGCGCGCCACGTCATCGCGGCTGCGCACGCCGCCGCCGGTCTGCACCTTCAGCGACGTGTCCGCGGCGATCTGCCCCAGCAACGGGGCCAGCGTGTAGCCGCCGGCCTTGGCCGCATCCAGGTCGACCAGGTGCATCCAGCCTGCACCGGCGGCGGCGAAGGCCTGCGCGCGCGGCAGCGGGTCGTCGCCGTAGGTGGTCTGCTGCGCGTAGTCGCCCTGCAACAGGCGCACCACCTGCCCGTTGCGGATGTCGAGCGCGGGATAGACGGTGAAGTTCATGAAAAATCGTTCTCGATGAAGTTGCGCAGGATGCGTGCGCCGGGGCCGGCCGAGCGTTCGGGATGGAACTGCGCGCCGCACAGGCGGCCCCGCTGTACCACCGCGGTGAACAGGCCGCCGTGATGACAAGCGGCAACGGTGTCGGACGTGACCGGCGCGGCATAGCTGTGCACGAAATAGGCGCTGGAACCGGCGGCAACGCCATCGAGCAGCGACGACTCGCGCAGCGCCAACAACTTGTTCCATCCCATGTGCGGCACACGCACGCCGACGGCCGGATGCAGGCGGCGGACGATGCCCGGCAGCAACCCAAGGCATTCGACATCGCCCTCTTCCGAACGCTCGAACAGCAACTGCATGCCGAGGCAAATACCCATCAGCGGCACCTGCAACCCGCGCAACGGCTGCACCAGGCCCTGCGCGTGCAGGCGGCGCATGCCTTCGGCGGCGGCACCGACGCCGGGCAGGACCACCCGCTGCACGCCTTCCAACGCGGAGGGCTCGCGCACCATGCGCACCTCGACACCCAGGCGTTCCAGCGCATAACGCACCGAACCGAGATTGGCGCCACCGGCATCGATCAGCCCGACTGCGCTCACAACGCCCCCTTGGTCGAAGGCAGCTCGGTGCCTTCCTTGCGAATGGCCTGGCGCAACGCCCGCGCCAATGCCTTGAAGCAGGCTTCGACCTTGTGATGGTCGTTGTCGCCTTCCACCTTGAGGTTGAGGTTCAGGCCCGCCGCATCGCACAGCGAACGGAAGAAATGCGGCACCAGTTCGGTCGGCATGTCGCCGACACGCTCACGCTTGAATCGCCCGTCGAACACGAAGTATGGGCGCCCGCTGAAATCCAGCGCGGCACTGGCCAGCGTTTCGTCCATCGGCAGGGTGAAGCCGTAGCGGCCGATGCCGCGCTTGTCGCCCAGCGCCTCGCGCAGCGCCTGCCCCAGGGCCAGGCCGGTGTCCTCGATGGTGTGGTGTTCGTCGATGTGCAGGTCGCCCTCGGCCTTGATGTCGAGGTCGATGAGGCCATGCCGCGCGATCTGGTCGAGCATGTGGTCGAAGAACGGCAGGCCGGTGTCTATCTTCGACGCGGCCACCTTGTCCAGATCGACGGCCACGCGGATCTGCGTCTCCTTGGTATCGCGCTGCACGGCGGCGCGGCGCGGCGCATCGGCCAGCTCGTGGGCGATACCGTCCCACTCCCACTCGCCGCCAAACTGTTCGGTGCGCAGCTGGAAGCCGCGGATCTTCATGTTGTCGGCGAACTGGATGTCGGTGGGGCGGTCGCCGACCATGCCCGAGCGCGCCCAGTCAATGCTTCGGTCCTGCAGGTAGGGCAGCATCATGCCGATGCCCGGCTTGCGGTTGGGGCTGTTGTCGGCCGGCCAGCTCGGGTCGATCAACACATCGCGAAAAACGATGCCCTGGCTGGCGAAGATTTGCAGCATCAGCTCGTTGGGGCCATCGAAACTTTCCTGCGGGTAGCCTTCGCTGCCCAGCCCGTCCTGGTTGGAGACGATGACGAACTGGTAGCCGGCGTCACGCAGCCTGAGCATCGCCGGGATGACGTTCCTGACGAAGCGGATTTTCTCGTAGGCGTCGATCTGGAAATCCGCCGGCTCCTCGATCAGGGTGCCGTCGCGGTCGACGAACAGGATGGGGGTCATGCGGCGGACTCCAGCGCGGCCAGTGCGTCGAAGACGCGGTTGTTCTGCTCGGGCGTGCCGAGGGTGATGCGCAAGGCATCGTGCAGTTGCGGCGCAGCGCGTTGGTCGCGCACCACCACGCCAGTAGCCAGCAATCGCTGGAATGCGGCCTCGGCATCGGCGAAACGCACCAGCAGGAAATTGGCGTCGGAGGCATAAACGCGGCGCACGTCCGGCAGTTTTTCAAGCGCGGCACGCAGGCGCTCGCGCTCGCTGCACACGGTGGCGATGCGCTCACGGGTTTTCACCAATGCCGCATCGCTCAAACCCTCCAATGCCAGCGCCGAGCATGGCGTCGGAATCGGGTACGGCGCCTGGCAGCAACGCAGCACCGCGATCAAGCCGGCATCGGCGATCACGCAGCCGATGCGCGCGGCCGCCAGCGCATGCGCCTTGGACAAGGTACGCAGCACGGCGATGTTGTCGTGCCTGGACAGCAGCGTGGTTGCCGAAGGCTCGTCGGCAAACTCGGCATAGGCCTCATCGACCACCACCAAGGCTTGTCCATGCAGCGCACTGGCAACCTGTTCAACCTGCGCCAACGGAATACTCAGGCCACCCGGGTTGGACGGCGAACACAGGAACACCAGCTTGGCGTTGCCCTGCCTGGCGGTGGCGATGACCGCGTCGATGTCCGGCACCAGGCCGGCCCCGGTATCGCGCAACGGTACTTCCAGCGCTGGCGCGTTCTGCAAGCGCGCGCAGACCGCGTACATGCCGAATACCGGCGGCGTGTAGAGCACGCCGTCGCGGCCCGGCACGCACAGCGCACGCACCAGCAGGTCGATGGCCTCGTCGCTGCCGCGACCGAGCAGCAGCTGTTCCGGCGCGCAGCCATACAACATCGCCATGCGCTCGCGCAGCGCCTGCGGTTGCGGCTCGGGATAACGGCGGCAACTGGCCTGCACATCGCCCGGATTCGCCCACGCCGATTCGTTGGCGTTGAGCCAGATTTCGCCGTCGAGCCTGGCGCTGCGCGCGGAGGAATAACCGGTGAAGCCACGCAGGTCGTCGCGTACCAGTTCGAGCACACCGCTCACGGTGCGACTCCCAGTCGCACGGCGACAGCATTGGCATGTGCGCCTAGGCCTTCGGCACGCGCAAGCACCAAGGCACACGGGCCGATGTTGGCGATGCCTTCGCGGCTGGCCGCCTGCACGCTGATCTGGTTCTGGAAACTGGCCACGCTGACGCCGCTGTAGGCGCGCGCGGCACCGGCGGTGGGCAACACGTGGTTGGTGCCGGAGCAATAATCGCCCAGCGCTTCAGGCGTGTAGTCGCCCATGAACACCGAGCCGGCAGCCTCGATGCGATCCAGCCAATCACGCGGTTCGCGCAGCGCGAGGATCAGGTGTTCGGGCGCATAACGGTTGGAGATGGCAAAGGCCTGTCCGGTCGAGTCCACCTTCAGCAGCAGCGAGGCATCCAGCGCCTTGCGGGCGATGCCCTCGCGTGCCAGCCGAGCCACCTGTGTCTCGATCTCGTCCTGCACGGCGGCAATCAGCACGGCATCGTCACTGAGCAGCAGTACCTGCGAATCCGGGCCGTGTTCGGCCTGCGACAGCAGGTCGGCGGCGACGAAGGCCGGGACGGCGCCGGCATCGGCGATCACCAGCACTTCCGACGGTCCGGCGGGCATGTCGATGGCAGCGGCACCGGCCTGTGCAATCTGCTGCTTGGCCTCGGTGACAAAGCCGTTGCCCGGCCCGAACAGCTTGTCGCAGGAAGGCACGGTTTCGGTGCCCCACGCCATCGCCGCAATCGCCTGCGCACCGCCAATCTTGAACACTTTGTGCACCCCAGTCAGGCGCGCGGCCACCAGCACCGCCGGATCGGCGCTGCCGTCCTTGCGCGGCGGCGTGCACAGCACCACTTCACGGCAACCGGCGAGCCTGGCCGGCACCCCCAGCATCAGTGCGGTCGAAGGCAGCGGCGCGCTGCCGGCCGGCACGTACAGGCCGACACGGCCAATCGGGCGGATGATCTTTTCGCAGACCACGCCAGGCGCGGTTTCCACGCTGTACGGCTGGGCCATGCCGGCGCGGTGATAGGCCTCGATACGGCTGGCCGCTTGCTGCATGGCGCTGCGCAGCTCGGCCGGCACCGCCAGTTCGGCGGCGGCGAACTCGGCTTCACCGACCTCGAAATTTTCCAGCGTGACGCCATCGAAACGGGCGGTGATCTCGCGCAATGCAATGTCACCGATACCGCGCACCTGTTCGATCAAGGCCGCAACCGCTTCGCGGGTCTGTGCGGCAACAGTCTGTACCGGTCGGGTCAGTGCACGCACCTGGGCGTCGGCATCCAGCGTGTTCCAGTCGAGGACGTTCATGCCAGCGACTTCTCCACCGCCAGCACCATCAGCTCCTGCGCACCGGCGCGCTCCAGTTCCTCCAGCCGCTGCCAACTCAGCGCGCCATTGCACATGGTCTGCAAGCGCACCGCGCCACCCTGCCCCGGCAGCCGCAGCAGCGGCTCTGCGTCGGGCAGCAACCGCGCCAGTTCGTCCACGTGCACCTCTTCGGCGGAGAACATCAGCAGCTTGCGGTCCTGTGCCTTGGTCAGGCCATCGAGACGGCGCAACAGCATCGCCATCAGCCCGGCACGGGCATCATCCAGTTCGTGCGCCGGGCCGGCGAGCACCGCCTCACTTTCCAGCAGCGTTTCCACCGGCTTGAGCTGATTGGCTGCCAGTGTCGCGCCGCTGGAGACCAGATCGCAGATCAGGTCGGCGGTGCCCAGCTTCGGCGCGATTTCCACCGAGCCGGACAGTTCCACCACCTGCGCATCGACGTTCTTTTCCTTCAACCATGCAGCCAGGATCGCCGGGTAACTGGTGGCGATGCGCTTGCCGGCCAGTTGCTGCACGCCCTGCCATTCCCACTCGTCGGGCACGGCGATCATCAGCCGGCACTGGCCGAAACCGAGGCCTCGCAATGGCTGGTAGGCATCGGGCAAACCGATCTGGCGACGCGCCTTGGCCTGCTCGTCCAGCTCGTTGAGGCCGACCACACCAAGGTCGCAGACGCCATCGGCGATCAGCCCGGGGATGTCGTCGTCGCGCACCAGCAGCAGGTCCACCGGCAGCGATTCACCGAAGCAGAACAGCTTGTCACGGCTCTGCCGCCAGCTCAGCCCGCAGGCGGCCAGCAGGCTGC
It includes:
- a CDS encoding putative secreted protein (Evidence 3 : Function proposed based on presence of conserved amino acid motif, structural feature or limited homology) codes for the protein MRHFLLAGLLACTPFAAAASCVQGMVFDDANGNGEPDAGERPLPGIRVSDGEHIVVTDEAGRYRLPDSTQPTVFVIKPADHAAAPRGDGLPDIWRPRAGEAGGGQCRPFALVPQPDAPASFQTLVMADSQAASTLDVDYFERDIVAPLRGNHAARLGMTLGDITNDDPALYPALVEVVTSLGVPWLHVPGNHDMDLGAASDAESLRSYHHQLGPDTYAWEEPSMVFIGLDDIVAQPGRRPAYVGGLREDQFAFLERYLPTIPRDRLVVLGIHIPLFDHDFRAEDRARLFALLEKLEHPLVLSGHTHNQSQRFWSAAQDWKGARPLHEYNVGAACGAFWSGVKDAQGIPDSTMSDGTPNGYGLLNVQPRGRYSMAYRVARAPADAQIALHAPKVLRRGAYPAWGVYANVFMGYDGLPVEFRVDAGEWQPMQRVEQPDPRLLVENVADDLSGGLRGYDRSPEARPSTHLWRAALPTRLEAGEHIVEVRATLDGREYRSRTVYRLQDAQP
- the hisI gene encoding fused phosphoribosyl-AMP cyclohydrolase; phosphoribosyl-ATP pyrophosphatase (Evidence 2a : Function of homologous gene experimentally demonstrated in an other organism; PubMedId : 3018428, 3062174, 7536735, 8201624; Product type e : enzyme), with translation MCNEFDPAALDWDKVGGLMPAIVQDAATLRVLMLGYMDRAALDSTLQGGKVTFFSRSKQRLWTKGETSGNHLEVADIRTDCDADTLLVTVRPHGPTCHTGSNSCFGDTPGQFLGALDALVEQRERERPAGSYTTSLFDKGTRRIAQKVGEEGVETALAGVAQGDDELLGESADLLFHLIVLLRARGLSLADAVAVLERRHAAG
- the hisF gene encoding imidazole glycerol phosphate synthase, catalytic subunit with HisH (Evidence 2a : Function of homologous gene experimentally demonstrated in an other organism; PubMedId : 10222209, 4934198; Product type e : enzyme); this encodes MLSRRIIPCLDVREGRVVKGVRFRDHVDMGDITELALRYRDEGADELVFYDISASPEGRSVDRGWIERVARLIDIPFCVAGGIRDVETARGILHAGADKISINTPALERPALIGELAEAFGQQCVVVGIDSIREPDGQWRVRSHTGDPSKTRDEARLTLDWLREAQQRGAGEIVLNCMDSDGVRKGYDIAQLRQARALCKVPLIASGGAGTPQHFADVFEQADVDGALAASVFHSGTIAIAGLKQFLREKQIEVRDVQ
- the hisA gene encoding N-(5'-phospho-L-ribosyl-formimino)-5-amino-1-(5'-phosphoribosyl)-4-imidazolecarboxamide isomerase (Evidence 2a : Function of homologous gene experimentally demonstrated in an other organism; Product type e : enzyme); protein product: MNFTVYPALDIRNGQVVRLLQGDYAQQTTYGDDPLPRAQAFAAAGAGWMHLVDLDAAKAGGYTLAPLLGQIAADTSLKVQTGGGVRSRDDVARILDAGASRVVIGSLAVRRPDDVLAWLGEFGADRLTIALDTRQGGDGVWRLPVHGWTETADVTLDVLATRYAQAGMRHLLCTDIARDGMLSGPNIDLYAHLSELLPGVAVQASGGVRDVNDVAAAKTAGCGGAVLGKALLEGRLRLEEALAC
- the hisH gene encoding imidazole glycerol phosphate synthase, glutamine amidotransferase subunit with HisF (Evidence 2a : Function of homologous gene experimentally demonstrated in an other organism; PubMedId : 11551184, 3062174, 8494895; Product type e : enzyme), whose protein sequence is MSAVGLIDAGGANLGSVRYALERLGVEVRMVREPSALEGVQRVVLPGVGAAAEGMRRLHAQGLVQPLRGLQVPLMGICLGMQLLFERSEEGDVECLGLLPGIVRRLHPAVGVRVPHMGWNKLLALRESSLLDGVAAGSSAYFVHSYAAPVTSDTVAACHHGGLFTAVVQRGRLCGAQFHPERSAGPGARILRNFIENDFS
- the hisB gene encoding fused histidinol-phosphatase; imidazoleglycerol-phosphate dehydratase (Evidence 2a : Function of homologous gene experimentally demonstrated in an other organism; PubMedId : 3007936, 3062174; Product type e : enzyme), which codes for MTPILFVDRDGTLIEEPADFQIDAYEKIRFVRNVIPAMLRLRDAGYQFVIVSNQDGLGSEGYPQESFDGPNELMLQIFASQGIVFRDVLIDPSWPADNSPNRKPGIGMMLPYLQDRSIDWARSGMVGDRPTDIQFADNMKIRGFQLRTEQFGGEWEWDGIAHELADAPRRAAVQRDTKETQIRVAVDLDKVAASKIDTGLPFFDHMLDQIARHGLIDLDIKAEGDLHIDEHHTIEDTGLALGQALREALGDKRGIGRYGFTLPMDETLASAALDFSGRPYFVFDGRFKRERVGDMPTELVPHFFRSLCDAAGLNLNLKVEGDNDHHKVEACFKALARALRQAIRKEGTELPSTKGAL
- the hisC gene encoding histidinol-phosphate aminotransferase (Evidence 2a : Function of homologous gene experimentally demonstrated in an other organism; PubMedId : 11518529, 2999081, 3062174, 8201624; Product type e : enzyme) translates to MSGVLELVRDDLRGFTGYSSARSARLDGEIWLNANESAWANPGDVQASCRRYPEPQPQALRERMAMLYGCAPEQLLLGRGSDEAIDLLVRALCVPGRDGVLYTPPVFGMYAVCARLQNAPALEVPLRDTGAGLVPDIDAVIATARQGNAKLVFLCSPSNPGGLSIPLAQVEQVASALHGQALVVVDEAYAEFADEPSATTLLSRHDNIAVLRTLSKAHALAAARIGCVIADAGLIAVLRCCQAPYPIPTPCSALALEGLSDAALVKTRERIATVCSERERLRAALEKLPDVRRVYASDANFLLVRFADAEAAFQRLLATGVVVRDQRAAPQLHDALRITLGTPEQNNRVFDALAALESAA
- the hisD gene encoding bifunctional histidinal dehydrogenase and histidinol dehydrogenase (Evidence 2a : Function of homologous gene experimentally demonstrated in an other organism; PubMedId : 11842181, 2194167, 3018428, 3062174, 6246067, 9298646; Product type e : enzyme); this encodes MNVLDWNTLDADAQVRALTRPVQTVAAQTREAVAALIEQVRGIGDIALREITARFDGVTLENFEVGEAEFAAAELAVPAELRSAMQQAASRIEAYHRAGMAQPYSVETAPGVVCEKIIRPIGRVGLYVPAGSAPLPSTALMLGVPARLAGCREVVLCTPPRKDGSADPAVLVAARLTGVHKVFKIGGAQAIAAMAWGTETVPSCDKLFGPGNGFVTEAKQQIAQAGAAAIDMPAGPSEVLVIADAGAVPAFVAADLLSQAEHGPDSQVLLLSDDAVLIAAVQDEIETQVARLAREGIARKALDASLLLKVDSTGQAFAISNRYAPEHLILALREPRDWLDRIEAAGSVFMGDYTPEALGDYCSGTNHVLPTAGAARAYSGVSVASFQNQISVQAASREGIANIGPCALVLARAEGLGAHANAVAVRLGVAP
- the hisG gene encoding ATP phosphoribosyltransferase (Evidence 2a : Function of homologous gene experimentally demonstrated in an other organism; Product type e : enzyme), translating into MSASTSAPARDRLRIAIQKSGRLADPARSLLAACGLSWRQSRDKLFCFGESLPVDLLLVRDDDIPGLIADGVCDLGVVGLNELDEQAKARRQIGLPDAYQPLRGLGFGQCRLMIAVPDEWEWQGVQQLAGKRIATSYPAILAAWLKEKNVDAQVVELSGSVEIAPKLGTADLICDLVSSGATLAANQLKPVETLLESEAVLAGPAHELDDARAGLMAMLLRRLDGLTKAQDRKLLMFSAEEVHVDELARLLPDAEPLLRLPGQGGAVRLQTMCNGALSWQRLEELERAGAQELMVLAVEKSLA